A window of the Roseovarius sp. S88 genome harbors these coding sequences:
- a CDS encoding ABZJ_00895 family protein, protein MTWLRYALVFLAVAIGVAQLVLWLNAAQGTTLGSAAQLMVPAMITALVEGQKVAKQQRFVPRGAQAWQFAIVATGVALTLNIGLAYSGPAVAPEFAKLAIAPVFSKQFLILLGLYALGYLLANRFFYTLGAGNQLSLMQNREKSE, encoded by the coding sequence ATGACTTGGCTAAGATATGCGCTGGTGTTTCTTGCCGTTGCCATTGGCGTGGCGCAGCTGGTGCTTTGGCTCAATGCAGCACAAGGAACAACTCTGGGGTCGGCGGCCCAGCTTATGGTCCCTGCGATGATCACGGCGCTGGTCGAGGGGCAGAAGGTGGCAAAACAGCAAAGATTTGTGCCGCGCGGTGCGCAGGCATGGCAGTTTGCAATTGTCGCGACAGGTGTGGCCTTAACGCTGAACATCGGGCTTGCGTATTCGGGTCCTGCGGTGGCCCCGGAATTTGCTAAACTGGCCATCGCGCCGGTTTTTTCCAAGCAGTTTTTGATCCTTCTGGGCCTTTATGCGCTGGGCTATCTTCTTGCAAATCGCTTCTTCTACACACTTGGGGCGGGCAATCAGTTAAGCCTGATGCAAAACCGCGAAAAATCAGAGTAG
- a CDS encoding pyridoxine 5'-phosphate synthase produces the protein MSSAGDLRLGVNIDHVATVRNARGGDYPDPIRAAKLAEEAGADGITAHLREDRRHISDADIDGLMAALDVPLNFEMAATDEMQAIALRHKPHAVCIVPEKREERTTEGGLEVAREENKLAHFIGPLREAGCRVSIFIAADSKQIDAANRIGAQVIELHTGAYCDAHSEGRFEERDAELKSLREMSAYAHSLGLEVHAGHGLTYETVAPVAAFPEVMELNIGHFIIGEAIYRGLAPAIHEMRRIMDEARGEPLRPAG, from the coding sequence ATGTCATCCGCCGGAGATCTGCGTTTGGGCGTGAATATTGACCATGTCGCCACTGTGCGGAATGCGCGCGGTGGGGATTATCCGGATCCGATCCGTGCCGCAAAGCTGGCCGAAGAGGCCGGGGCAGACGGGATCACGGCGCATCTGCGCGAAGATCGGCGGCATATCTCTGATGCGGATATTGACGGTCTGATGGCTGCGCTGGACGTGCCGCTTAACTTTGAGATGGCGGCAACCGATGAAATGCAGGCGATTGCCTTGCGCCACAAACCGCATGCGGTGTGTATTGTGCCCGAAAAGCGAGAAGAGCGCACCACGGAAGGCGGGTTGGAAGTGGCGCGCGAGGAAAACAAGCTGGCGCATTTCATTGGACCTTTGCGCGAGGCCGGGTGCCGGGTTTCGATCTTTATCGCGGCGGATTCCAAGCAGATTGATGCGGCAAACCGAATAGGAGCCCAGGTGATTGAATTGCATACTGGCGCCTATTGCGATGCTCATTCTGAGGGGCGCTTTGAAGAACGCGACGCAGAGCTTAAAAGCCTGCGGGAAATGTCGGCTTATGCGCATTCGCTTGGGCTTGAAGTGCATGCCGGGCATGGCCTGACCTATGAAACCGTTGCGCCCGTGGCGGCGTTTCCCGAAGTTATGGAACTCAATATCGGGCATTTCATTATTGGTGAGGCGATTTACCGTGGGCTGGCTCCAGCGATCCATGAAATGCGCCGCATTATGGACGAGGCGCGCGGTGAGCCGCTCAGACCTGCGGGATGA
- a CDS encoding DUF2062 domain-containing protein, translating to MVFKRRDKLPWWKATLQFLWPKSGWSRAFQYVKHRVRRLPDPPHRIARGIFAGVFVTFSPFFGLHFFLAAGLAWIMRGNIVASLLATFVGNPLTFLAIGASSLQTGYFLLGIRNVPEFEEHGTLGAKFVDAGRDLKDNIWAIFTDAHVDWTRLEIFYDEVFFPYMVGGIIPGLISGFVAYYLSLPVIQAYQNRRKGRIKAKLDAFKEKAAEKKAKSKAKDSGV from the coding sequence GTGGTCTTTAAGCGCCGAGACAAGCTGCCCTGGTGGAAGGCCACATTGCAATTTCTGTGGCCCAAGAGTGGTTGGTCGCGAGCTTTCCAATATGTGAAACATCGGGTCCGTCGCCTGCCGGATCCGCCGCATCGGATCGCGCGTGGGATTTTTGCGGGGGTCTTTGTCACTTTTTCTCCCTTCTTTGGGCTGCACTTCTTTCTGGCCGCCGGGTTGGCGTGGATTATGCGGGGCAATATCGTTGCGTCGCTCTTGGCGACGTTTGTCGGCAATCCGCTGACGTTTCTGGCGATTGGAGCGTCTTCGCTTCAGACCGGGTATTTCCTTCTGGGGATCCGCAATGTGCCGGAGTTCGAAGAGCATGGCACGCTGGGTGCGAAGTTTGTCGATGCAGGGCGGGATCTGAAAGACAATATCTGGGCGATCTTTACAGATGCACATGTCGATTGGACACGGCTTGAGATATTCTATGACGAGGTGTTTTTCCCTTACATGGTGGGCGGTATCATTCCTGGCCTTATTTCTGGATTTGTCGCGTATTATCTGAGTCTTCCGGTGATCCAGGCCTATCAGAACCGCCGAAAAGGGCGGATCAAGGCAAAACTGGATGCCTTCAAGGAAAAGGCAGCAGAGAAAAAGGCAAAATCTAAGGCCAAGGATAGCGGAGTTTAG
- a CDS encoding RelA/SpoT family protein, whose protein sequence is MIAADNLIDLVRAYNPKTDESLIRDAFEFGRDMHEGQYRHSGEPYFTHPVSVAAILAEQRLDDATIVTALLHDTIEDTRASFDIVAQRFGREVADLVDGVTKLTNLQLSSTETQQAENFRKLFMAMSKDLRVILVKVADRLHNMRTIRAMRPEKQLKKARETMDIYAPLAGRMGMQWMREELEDLAFRVINPEARASIMRRFITLQKEAGDVIERITGDMRHELDEAGIEADILGRAKKPYSIWRKMQEKEMGFSRLSDIYGFRLVTGTEEDCYRVLGVIHRRWRAVPGRFKDYISQPKSNGYRSIHTTVSGRDGKLVEVQVRTRQMHEVAETGVAAHWSYRDGERAENPFAVDPAKWISSLTEQFDAEEDHEDFLEAVKLEMYSDQVFCFTPKGDVIKLPRGATPIDFAYAIHTRIGNACVGAKVDGMRVPLWTRIKNGQSVDVITADGQTPQATWLDIATTGKARAAIRRALRELDRDRYIRLGRELARAAFEHVGKKPTDKALERVAKTLRLKNHDEVLARLGSAELTTQQVLNAVYPDLSPGTGAEVRWDRAVIGLAPDQRFDRAPCCQPLPGERIVGITYRGKGVVVHAIDCETLQSFEEQPERWVDLHWHGGRHPAVYDVTLDVTIGNDAGVLGRICTLIGEQKANISDLTFIDRKPDFYRLMVDVELRDAEHLHGVISVVEAESDVAAVERFRDVALGLGNGSEPGKNE, encoded by the coding sequence ATGATTGCTGCCGATAACCTGATTGATCTGGTTCGCGCCTATAACCCCAAAACCGACGAGAGCTTGATTCGCGATGCCTTTGAGTTTGGCCGCGATATGCATGAGGGGCAGTACCGGCATTCCGGTGAGCCGTATTTCACGCATCCTGTGTCTGTCGCCGCCATATTGGCCGAACAGCGGCTTGATGATGCGACGATTGTCACGGCGCTTTTGCATGACACGATTGAAGACACGCGCGCCTCTTTTGATATTGTGGCGCAGCGATTTGGCCGGGAAGTGGCCGATCTTGTGGATGGCGTTACGAAACTGACCAATCTGCAGCTGTCGAGCACTGAAACTCAGCAGGCTGAAAACTTTCGCAAGCTTTTTATGGCAATGTCGAAAGATCTGCGTGTGATCCTGGTGAAGGTCGCGGACCGTTTGCACAACATGCGCACGATCCGGGCCATGAGGCCTGAAAAACAGCTCAAGAAGGCGCGCGAGACTATGGATATCTATGCGCCTCTTGCAGGGCGTATGGGCATGCAATGGATGCGCGAAGAGTTGGAGGATTTGGCATTTCGCGTCATCAACCCCGAGGCGCGGGCTTCGATCATGCGGCGGTTCATCACGCTCCAAAAGGAAGCTGGCGATGTGATTGAGCGGATCACGGGCGATATGCGCCATGAGTTAGATGAGGCCGGGATAGAGGCCGATATTCTGGGCCGCGCAAAAAAACCCTACTCAATCTGGCGCAAGATGCAGGAAAAAGAGATGGGATTTTCCCGTCTAAGCGACATCTATGGCTTTCGCCTGGTCACGGGAACAGAAGAGGACTGCTACCGCGTGCTGGGGGTCATTCATCGGCGTTGGCGCGCGGTGCCTGGGCGGTTCAAGGATTACATCAGTCAGCCGAAGTCGAACGGGTATCGGTCGATCCACACTACGGTTTCTGGGCGGGACGGTAAGCTTGTCGAGGTGCAGGTCCGCACACGGCAAATGCATGAGGTGGCCGAGACGGGTGTGGCGGCGCATTGGTCCTACAGAGATGGTGAGCGCGCAGAAAACCCGTTTGCCGTGGATCCGGCGAAGTGGATTTCGTCACTAACAGAACAGTTTGATGCAGAGGAAGATCACGAAGACTTCCTCGAAGCGGTCAAGTTGGAGATGTATTCGGACCAGGTTTTTTGTTTTACGCCCAAGGGGGATGTGATCAAGCTACCGCGCGGGGCGACACCGATTGATTTTGCCTATGCCATTCACACGCGGATCGGCAATGCCTGTGTGGGGGCCAAAGTGGACGGTATGCGTGTACCGCTCTGGACGCGGATCAAAAACGGTCAGTCGGTCGATGTCATCACCGCAGATGGGCAGACACCGCAGGCCACATGGTTGGATATTGCCACCACCGGCAAAGCGCGTGCGGCGATCCGGCGGGCGTTGCGGGAATTGGATCGGGATCGGTATATTCGCCTTGGTCGGGAACTGGCGCGTGCGGCGTTTGAACATGTCGGCAAAAAGCCCACCGACAAGGCACTTGAACGTGTGGCAAAAACCCTGCGACTGAAGAACCACGATGAGGTTCTGGCCCGTCTGGGCAGTGCGGAATTGACAACACAACAGGTTTTGAACGCGGTCTATCCCGATCTGTCGCCTGGTACAGGGGCCGAGGTGCGCTGGGACCGTGCGGTGATCGGTCTGGCCCCTGATCAGCGGTTTGATCGCGCGCCATGTTGCCAACCCTTACCGGGCGAGCGGATTGTCGGGATTACATACCGTGGCAAAGGGGTTGTCGTGCATGCCATTGATTGCGAAACCTTGCAAAGCTTTGAAGAGCAGCCTGAGCGCTGGGTGGACCTTCATTGGCATGGGGGACGGCATCCGGCTGTTTACGATGTGACGCTTGATGTAACGATTGGCAATGACGCTGGGGTACTTGGACGAATTTGCACATTGATCGGAGAACAGAAGGCCAATATCTCTGACCTGACATTCATTGACCGGAAACCGGATTTTTACAGGCTCATGGTTGACGTAGAACTCAGAGATGCAGAACACCTGCATGGGGTGATTTCTGTTGTGGAAGCTGAGAGCGACGTGGCCGCGGTTGAGCGGTTCAGGGATGTCGCGCTTGGTTTGGGCAATGGGTCTGAGCCTGGAAAGAACGAGTAA
- the rpoZ gene encoding DNA-directed RNA polymerase subunit omega — protein MARVTTEDCVDKVPNRFDLVMLAAHRAREISAGSPITVDRDNDKNPVVALREIAEETQPADDLRERLIESNQNQIEVDEPEEDSMALLMGDEAEKPAEDDMSEEKLLRALMEAQGQG, from the coding sequence ATGGCCCGCGTCACAACAGAAGATTGCGTTGATAAGGTCCCGAACCGGTTTGATCTGGTCATGCTGGCGGCGCATCGTGCGCGTGAGATTTCCGCAGGTTCGCCGATCACTGTGGATCGTGACAATGACAAAAACCCGGTTGTGGCCCTGCGCGAGATTGCAGAAGAGACCCAGCCGGCGGATGATCTGCGGGAACGTCTGATTGAATCGAACCAGAACCAGATCGAAGTGGACGAGCCCGAAGAGGACTCGATGGCGCTTTTGATGGGGGATGAGGCCGAGAAGCCTGCCGAAGATGATATGTCCGAAGAAAAACTGCTTCGGGCGTTGATGGAGGCGCAGGGGCAGGGCTAA
- the rpmB gene encoding 50S ribosomal protein L28 → MSRRCELTGKGPMVGNNSSHANNKTRRRYLPNLNDTTLQSETLGRGIKLRISAAALRSVDHRGGLDAFLAKAKDSELSDRALKVKKEIAKAQAASA, encoded by the coding sequence ATGTCGCGCCGCTGCGAACTGACCGGAAAAGGCCCGATGGTTGGCAACAACTCGAGCCATGCAAACAACAAGACCCGGCGCCGTTACCTGCCGAACCTGAACGACACGACGCTGCAATCCGAAACGCTCGGCCGTGGCATCAAACTGAGGATCTCCGCAGCCGCATTGCGCAGCGTGGACCACCGCGGTGGCCTCGACGCTTTTTTGGCCAAAGCCAAGGACTCCGAGTTGTCGGACCGCGCATTGAAGGTCAAAAAAGAAATCGCCAAGGCGCAGGCCGCCAGCGCTTAA
- a CDS encoding NAD-dependent deacylase, with translation MKKIVILSGAGISAESGLGTFRDEGGLWAQHAIEDVATPEGFERNPTLVHAFYNARRAQAAKAKPNAAHFALARLEADFEGEVLVITQNVDGLHEAAGSQNVIHMHGELAKALCHACAHRWQAPLVMSPDDPCPKCEVPATRPDVVWFGEIPYAMEVIDPALAEADLFAAIGTSGQVYPAAAYGQHARRMGAHTVELNLETSSASRDFAEHRRGKASEVVPVWVEEVLAVKGA, from the coding sequence ATGAAAAAGATTGTCATTTTAAGTGGTGCTGGAATTTCCGCTGAAAGCGGGTTGGGCACGTTTCGCGACGAAGGCGGGCTTTGGGCGCAGCACGCGATTGAGGATGTGGCCACGCCTGAGGGTTTTGAGCGCAACCCAACTTTGGTGCATGCATTCTACAATGCGCGCCGGGCGCAGGCGGCAAAGGCCAAGCCGAACGCGGCACATTTTGCTCTGGCGAGGCTTGAGGCAGATTTTGAGGGAGAAGTGCTTGTTATTACGCAAAATGTGGACGGCCTGCACGAGGCGGCAGGCAGCCAGAACGTGATCCATATGCATGGCGAACTGGCCAAAGCGCTGTGCCATGCGTGCGCGCACCGATGGCAGGCCCCCTTGGTCATGTCACCTGATGATCCCTGCCCCAAATGCGAGGTGCCTGCGACACGCCCGGATGTCGTGTGGTTTGGGGAAATTCCCTATGCGATGGAGGTGATTGATCCCGCTCTGGCAGAGGCAGATCTCTTTGCCGCAATTGGCACATCCGGGCAGGTTTATCCGGCGGCGGCATATGGTCAGCACGCCCGGCGGATGGGGGCGCATACGGTGGAATTGAATCTTGAGACGTCCTCGGCGTCGCGTGATTTTGCTGAGCACCGTCGCGGCAAAGCAAGTGAGGTTGTGCCGGTCTGGGTGGAGGAGGTTTTGGCCGTAAAAGGAGCATAG
- a CDS encoding M50 family metallopeptidase, with protein MFNDNNPIFEFRGPFGVPIQIGASLVMLLGFYFYTGGSDVAWTATFIALLFVSIFLHELGHAWACLIQGVPVRRIMLYGGGGFCERARSASAYEQEFIVAMGPIVNIVLWAVFSLISNVMWDSIFAQASAYENPEILFNSPQATIAEVLGLFAYINGFLAIFNLIPVQPLDGGKLFHLGLLRILRQDYAMVITGAVGLILSVIWIPAMLIAFGLGWWILFFIPSIPLHWSMMRQRLA; from the coding sequence GTGTTCAACGACAACAACCCAATTTTCGAGTTCCGTGGCCCCTTTGGTGTGCCGATCCAGATTGGGGCATCTCTTGTGATGCTTTTGGGCTTCTACTTCTACACGGGTGGAAGCGATGTCGCCTGGACGGCAACCTTTATCGCTTTGCTCTTCGTATCGATTTTCCTGCATGAACTGGGTCACGCCTGGGCCTGTCTGATTCAAGGCGTGCCTGTGCGGCGCATCATGCTCTATGGCGGCGGCGGGTTTTGCGAACGCGCGCGCTCTGCCTCAGCATACGAGCAGGAATTCATCGTCGCTATGGGCCCAATTGTGAACATCGTGCTATGGGCCGTGTTTTCGTTGATCTCCAATGTCATGTGGGACAGCATCTTTGCCCAGGCATCGGCGTATGAAAACCCGGAAATCCTGTTCAACAGCCCACAAGCCACCATTGCCGAAGTTCTTGGGCTTTTTGCCTATATCAACGGATTCCTTGCGATCTTCAACTTGATCCCGGTTCAGCCACTTGATGGCGGCAAGCTCTTTCATCTGGGCCTCTTGCGCATCCTGCGTCAAGATTATGCCATGGTCATCACAGGTGCTGTCGGCCTTATCCTGTCTGTGATCTGGATCCCTGCCATGTTGATCGCCTTTGGCCTTGGGTGGTGGATTTTGTTCTTCATCCCATCTATTCCCCTGCATTGGTCAATGATGAGACAACGCCTGGCCTGA
- a CDS encoding aspartate/glutamate racemase family protein: MKPVGILGGMVPQTTVLVMQKLLSATQTQDGSNHIPLILNHNPQLPPRVTLVDGDDDREPMPALMSMAQDLERAGAQALAMPNVEAHHYSLAVSHATTLPFLDIIEFSATQVQASGANKIGLLAAPACRTFELFDAIFDAKGLTPVWLKDELGVSNLIAAAKSGNQSADLEQNLQAIANDLLDQGAEHILVANTELSPLQGALPNDMPTTDSLTCLCNAIVTFAKS, from the coding sequence ATGAAGCCCGTCGGCATCCTAGGCGGCATGGTTCCGCAGACCACAGTTCTTGTGATGCAAAAGCTTTTGTCTGCCACGCAGACGCAGGATGGCAGCAATCACATCCCGCTGATCCTCAATCACAACCCGCAACTACCGCCGCGCGTGACCCTTGTTGACGGCGATGACGACCGCGAACCCATGCCTGCCTTGATGAGCATGGCACAGGATCTTGAACGCGCGGGCGCACAAGCGCTCGCCATGCCGAATGTCGAAGCGCACCACTATTCCCTGGCCGTCAGCCACGCCACGACCTTGCCGTTCCTTGATATAATTGAATTTTCCGCGACGCAGGTCCAAGCGAGCGGCGCAAACAAAATTGGCCTCTTGGCGGCACCGGCCTGTCGCACATTCGAGTTGTTCGATGCAATCTTCGATGCCAAGGGGCTGACACCTGTTTGGCTGAAAGACGAATTAGGAGTGTCCAATCTCATCGCCGCCGCCAAAAGCGGAAATCAGAGCGCCGATCTTGAACAGAACCTGCAAGCCATAGCGAACGATCTTTTAGATCAAGGTGCCGAACATATCCTTGTCGCCAACACAGAGCTTTCACCACTGCAGGGTGCCCTGCCCAATGACATGCCAACAACTGACAGCCTGACCTGCCTGTGCAACGCGATTGTCACCTTCGCCAAAAGCTAA
- a CDS encoding OmpA family protein, giving the protein MNLRLSSVFSVAGIFAVAFILCLFAARFAVSAIEENSRNAVRDTLDENGMVWTEVDADGLQVYLAGTAPSEATRFRALSIAGSVVESARIIDQMLVEDTAGIEPPRFSVEILRNDSGISLIGLIPASMDRDDLLFDVARRTGDQEITDLLETADYPEPETWQDALDYAVRSLDDLERAKISVDASRVEVTAMAESEQDKTTLETDLARRLPDGVRLALDISAPRPVVTPFTLRYTIEDGTGKFDVCAADTETARERILRAAGRNGLDYKAQCTLALGVPSPKWADAAELAIDALGEIGNGSITFSDADVSLVAAYGTSESVFDAVVGRLETSLPDVFALHAVLPVPETENAQAPEFVATLSPEGLVQIRGRVENERARETVDSLAKARFASDAVYTTARVAENLPRDWTVRTLTALEALAYLSNGAVTVTPDAIDVAGQTGNKEAEATITGMLAQKLGDAERYTIDVSYQEALDPIASLPTPDECEAQIAQIQVERKITFAPSETTIDDIGAAIMDDIAEVVKSCGEIRMEIGGHTDSQGREVMNEQLSQARAQTILNELRSRQVLTASISAKGYGESKPIADNDSEEGREANRRIEFRVIRPEPIKEEQTTLEAMEEEVQNKAQGEDVGASPEEPEPEAESAAE; this is encoded by the coding sequence GTGAATCTGCGCCTGTCTTCAGTATTTTCGGTAGCTGGTATTTTCGCTGTCGCGTTTATTCTATGTCTGTTTGCCGCGCGGTTCGCAGTGTCTGCCATAGAAGAGAATTCGCGCAATGCGGTGCGCGATACGCTCGATGAAAACGGTATGGTCTGGACGGAGGTCGATGCCGATGGCTTGCAGGTCTATCTTGCAGGGACTGCCCCGTCCGAGGCGACGCGCTTTCGGGCCCTCTCGATAGCCGGAAGTGTCGTGGAATCCGCCCGGATCATCGACCAGATGCTGGTCGAGGACACTGCAGGTATCGAACCACCGCGCTTTTCCGTGGAAATTTTGAGAAATGACAGCGGCATCTCATTGATCGGGTTGATCCCTGCTTCGATGGATCGTGATGACCTGCTCTTTGATGTGGCGCGACGCACCGGGGATCAGGAGATCACCGACCTTTTGGAGACAGCGGACTATCCAGAACCCGAGACTTGGCAGGATGCGCTCGATTATGCGGTTCGGTCATTGGATGATCTGGAACGGGCCAAGATTTCAGTGGATGCCTCGCGGGTCGAAGTCACGGCTATGGCGGAGAGTGAACAAGATAAAACAACGCTGGAAACTGATCTGGCGCGGCGCTTGCCTGATGGGGTGCGGTTGGCGCTCGATATCTCCGCGCCGAGGCCTGTCGTGACGCCCTTTACCCTGCGTTATACCATAGAAGACGGCACCGGTAAATTTGATGTGTGCGCTGCCGATACAGAGACCGCACGCGAGCGGATTCTGCGCGCAGCAGGGCGCAATGGCCTCGACTATAAAGCGCAGTGCACTTTGGCGCTTGGTGTGCCATCGCCCAAGTGGGCCGATGCCGCAGAGCTAGCGATCGATGCGCTGGGTGAGATTGGCAATGGCAGCATCACGTTCTCGGACGCGGATGTCTCGCTGGTGGCGGCATATGGCACATCGGAATCGGTGTTTGATGCGGTGGTTGGACGGCTGGAAACATCATTGCCGGACGTGTTTGCACTTCACGCTGTTCTGCCGGTTCCAGAGACGGAAAATGCGCAGGCACCTGAATTTGTTGCGACGCTTTCGCCTGAAGGGCTGGTGCAGATCAGAGGGCGTGTGGAAAACGAGCGCGCGCGAGAGACGGTCGACAGCCTTGCGAAGGCGCGGTTCGCCTCAGACGCGGTCTACACTACGGCACGCGTGGCCGAAAACTTGCCGCGCGATTGGACTGTACGCACGTTGACTGCGTTGGAGGCACTGGCCTATCTGTCGAATGGGGCTGTCACCGTGACGCCCGATGCCATCGATGTCGCCGGCCAAACCGGGAACAAGGAGGCGGAGGCCACGATCACAGGGATGCTGGCGCAAAAGCTGGGCGATGCTGAGCGATACACAATTGACGTGTCCTATCAGGAAGCGCTTGACCCGATTGCAAGCCTGCCCACCCCGGATGAGTGCGAGGCACAGATTGCGCAGATTCAGGTGGAGCGGAAAATCACCTTCGCCCCTAGTGAAACCACGATTGATGATATTGGTGCGGCGATCATGGATGACATCGCGGAGGTCGTTAAATCCTGTGGCGAGATCCGCATGGAAATTGGCGGGCACACGGACAGCCAGGGCCGTGAGGTCATGAACGAACAGCTGAGTCAGGCCCGGGCGCAAACCATCCTCAATGAGCTTCGGTCGCGTCAGGTTTTGACCGCGTCGATTTCGGCAAAGGGTTACGGTGAGAGCAAGCCGATTGCGGATAACGATTCTGAAGAAGGGCGCGAAGCCAATCGGCGCATTGAGTTTCGGGTGATCCGTCCAGAACCCATCAAGGAAGAGCAGACAACGCTTGAAGCGATGGAAGAAGAGGTTCAAAACAAAGCTCAGGGTGAAGATGTAGGTGCATCCCCCGAAGAACCGGAACCAGAAGCGGAAAGCGCTGCGGAATGA
- the ubiA gene encoding 4-hydroxybenzoate octaprenyltransferase — MTGENQTPEATGQVADAVKDNWVDRLAPSAARPYLRLSRADRPIGTWLLLLPCWWGLLLSMIHDGQMSWHDLWIFVGCGIGAFLMRGAGCTWNDITDRHIDGSVARTASRPIPSGQVSVKQALAWLVAQALIAFCILITFNWASIALGVLSLLPVAVYPFAKRFTWWPQVFLGIAFNWGALLAWTAHSGKLELPAVILYLAGISWTLFYDTIYAHQDAEDDALIGVKSTARLFGEQSPAWLLRFLILAVILQVFAVIMAVVGASPIALLLALCGSWAFGWHMHWQLQRFDPNDDDVLLRLFRSNRDAGLIPLPFFAIALFV; from the coding sequence ATGACCGGTGAGAACCAGACGCCAGAGGCCACAGGCCAGGTAGCGGATGCTGTCAAGGACAACTGGGTGGACCGGCTGGCGCCTTCTGCCGCGCGGCCTTACCTGCGGCTTTCCCGGGCGGACAGACCGATTGGCACATGGTTGCTGCTCTTGCCCTGCTGGTGGGGGCTGCTCTTGTCGATGATCCATGACGGGCAGATGAGTTGGCATGATCTTTGGATTTTTGTGGGCTGTGGGATTGGGGCCTTTCTGATGCGCGGGGCGGGGTGCACGTGGAATGACATCACCGACCGTCACATTGATGGCAGCGTGGCGCGCACGGCGTCGCGGCCTATTCCCTCGGGCCAGGTGAGCGTGAAACAGGCCCTTGCCTGGCTGGTGGCGCAGGCCTTGATCGCGTTTTGTATTCTGATCACCTTCAACTGGGCTTCGATTGCATTGGGTGTGCTGTCGCTCTTGCCCGTGGCAGTTTATCCATTTGCCAAGCGCTTCACATGGTGGCCGCAGGTGTTTCTTGGGATTGCGTTTAACTGGGGTGCGCTTCTGGCCTGGACCGCGCATAGCGGAAAGCTCGAACTGCCAGCGGTGATCCTTTATCTGGCTGGTATCTCGTGGACGCTTTTTTACGATACGATCTACGCCCATCAGGATGCCGAAGATGACGCGCTCATTGGGGTGAAATCCACAGCGCGGCTTTTTGGGGAACAGTCACCTGCCTGGCTGTTGCGGTTTCTCATCCTTGCGGTGATTTTGCAGGTGTTTGCAGTCATCATGGCCGTTGTCGGTGCCTCTCCCATCGCACTGCTCTTGGCGCTGTGTGGATCCTGGGCATTCGGGTGGCATATGCATTGGCAACTGCAGCGGTTTGATCCCAATGACGATGACGTGCTGCTTCGGCTCTTCCGGTCAAACCGGGATGCTGGTCTAATTCCCCTGCCGTTTTTTGCAATCGCGCTCTTCGTTTGA
- a CDS encoding 16S rRNA (uracil(1498)-N(3))-methyltransferase yields the protein MRNAKIRLYVDQPLGQGQSVPLGGDQAHYLFSVMRLGLGDVVLVFDGHSGEWRATVAEAGKKRGILTVEEQTRPQQNPPDLWLLFAPIKKARTDFIVEKAAEMGAARICPVQTEFTNSERIRQDRLQAHAVEAAEQCGGTYVPEVTALQRLDALLNTWPDDRQILFCDEALAGPSLALISLAKNDSSGPWAILIGPEGGFSDAERQRLAALPQAHAISLGPRILRADTAAVAALTLWQQTFGDWR from the coding sequence ATGCGCAACGCGAAGATCAGACTGTATGTAGATCAGCCTTTGGGGCAAGGGCAATCCGTTCCGTTGGGAGGCGATCAGGCGCACTACCTCTTTAGTGTCATGCGGCTGGGTCTTGGCGACGTGGTACTGGTGTTTGACGGTCATTCCGGCGAATGGCGCGCGACTGTGGCCGAGGCAGGCAAAAAGCGCGGTATTCTAACGGTCGAAGAACAAACCCGCCCACAACAAAACCCACCCGATCTCTGGCTATTGTTTGCCCCAATCAAAAAAGCCCGCACCGACTTCATCGTCGAAAAAGCTGCCGAGATGGGCGCGGCGCGCATCTGCCCAGTGCAGACCGAATTCACGAATTCCGAACGCATCCGACAGGATCGCCTTCAGGCACATGCCGTCGAAGCCGCCGAGCAATGCGGCGGCACCTACGTGCCCGAAGTGACAGCCCTGCAAAGACTCGACGCATTGCTCAACACATGGCCTGACGACCGCCAAATCCTGTTCTGTGACGAAGCGCTCGCTGGCCCATCCTTGGCTTTGATCAGCCTCGCCAAAAACGACAGCAGTGGCCCCTGGGCCATCCTCATCGGCCCCGAAGGCGGCTTTTCCGATGCCGAACGCCAACGCCTCGCCGCACTGCCCCAGGCCCACGCCATCAGCCTCGGCCCCCGCATCCTACGCGCCGACACCGCCGCCGTGGCCGCGCTGACGCTGTGGCAACAGACCTTTGGAGATTGGCGATGA